atgctgatttttggagagaaaaaaacagcactctttgtgtgatattaactatatgaaatgatataaatgcatacattttctgccccatatcttgaattttgtgatcgtTCTAAATGCGTTCTAACAGACTGAACCACGCAGCGAGAGAACGGCGCGCACGCACTGGTCTAACCTACTAGACTTCATCACGTAATGTGCTCTGTAGGTTTTTGCTCTACAATGATAtctatcgcacacccctacttcAAAGCTGTGAAAGGTCCGGCTGAAGTGTTGTGAGTGGTTCAGTGTACCGTCTGGAGAGCAGGTCCTCCTTCTCCTGCGAGCGCGTGGACGTCTCTCCCAGCGACGAGGCTCCGGCGGGCAGCTGGCTCAGCTGGTCCTCCACCTCCAGGCCGCTCTCCTCGGCGATCTGCAGGATCAGATCGTCCACCTGCTCCTGCGGCGTGCTCAGCGTGGTGGCCGAGCTCATGGAGTCCTCCATCAcctgcacacacagacacgaGCGCTCAGAGACCACTCGCTCACCAGAACAAGGCTCTGAAGGATCGGAGAACTCACCGAGGTGTGCACGTCCAGATTCTGCACCTGCGTCTCGAACTTGTCCATGACGGCCGACACCTTCTGCAGGTCCATGGAGTTCAGAGCCTTGTCCAGAGCCTTAGTCACCTGCGTCATGTTCTTCGCCACCTTCAGGAACAAAGCGGGATTAAGACTGATCAGTTCTCAGGGATGCTGATCATAACAATCAGGACACAGTCGTCGTCTCACCCCCTTCATGGTCACAGCCGTCTGGACCTTGGAGGCCACAGCGTCCACGCGAGACGCCATACGCAGCCAGTTCAGACCCTCGTTCTTCTTGCGAATGGCATTCTCTGCGTACACACGCGCACACTCCACATTCTTCTGCTGGAGCgcctgcagacacacacacacacacacacacacacacacaaacacacaccaggTAAACAAATTAACTTcttatacagtggtggccaaaatgatcagaacactagtattttcagcagctaaagaATGGTTTTAAggcagttatttctatcttttgctgtagtgtgtcagtaggaaatatcagtttacgtttccaaacattcattttgccattaattgtaattgatgtctccaagacgcttcaagaaagctacctgcaaagctacagtactgttaaaggttttaggcacttgtgtaaaaatgctgtaaaatgaggatgctgtcaaaaataatgtcataaatagattttcttgaTCAATTAACTTCTGTTAACTAAATGAAAACCTTGCACCAAAACATTGATCATGTTTAAAAAAGGtgaaattctcaataaaacaccAGAtcatttaatagtaaataaaagtaaatggaGCACCATTGTTctgaatattataattaatttgggGAATTATGGGAGTCAAGTCGAATTCCTTGAGTGTCAAGGGTTAGGAATGTAACCATCATTCAAGGAgccattttgttaatattttggaCAGGAAATTATATCACGGAGAAGGACCTCTGGTGATACTAACTGCTGCATGCAAAGGAGataaatgtgaaataatttgacatttttagggTATGGTCAGGTATTCTTAGGTATAGGTATGTCAAATGGTATGACCTCAGAAATACATTGATAATTCATcattattatgaaaatgaatattaactttaaaaatgacatttgaaaTATTCCCACCAAGGCCATGTACTTACATAGGTGTCCATGATAATGCCGgtcaaatttcattttaaatggaaacgTCAAGTGATGTAACCAGTTACACCATTTGACTCCTATTACAAGCCTGTCTGTTAGGGGCCAATTTAGTCAAATATCACTAGTTTATGATGCTGattacagataaataaataaataacctacAATTTTCAACTATTTTCAAgtgttaaatattatattttttgagaAAATGGTTCTTTCTCTACAACTTTATTATTAAAGCTCTGTAAGtctagaataaaataattatattgtacaACATTAGTGTTTTTGAAGGCTAGCTTTAATGCATATTTCTATTCCATTCACTTAaattttaaagggacagttcacccaagaaTGTAAATTACCACCTGATTTACTCGCCTTCAAGCCATTCAAGGTGCATATGActgtcttctttcagacgaatccaatcagcattatattaaaaaacatgttctggctcttccaagcattataatggcagtgaatgggtgatATTCAATAGTCCAATAGAAGTCCAATAAactgcatccatccatcataaaaaagtGCTCCAGACGGatattttttcttacaaaagtGCATTGATTTGCTTCAGgagcaaatatttaatatttctcactCTTTGGCGGTTACaccatttgacattttcataCATTCAGTCTTAACTTTTGTAAAAAATGGTACATATGTCATTTTTAACTACCTAAAATCAACATAAACACGctgtgtacattttaaaatacctgatgcatgcttttaaaacaagtttttaaaatatttttgaatttctCATCTTGCCAACCCCTTTTTGTCAGTGACCCATGAACGCGTGAACCAGGACTGACGGTTCAGCTTGGGATGTGATTATATGATTCAACATTAACAGTGAGCTCTgaaattaaaacacaaattgTGGGCTCTTCAAACAGAGGCGTGTCAGATATCTTCACAGCAAGTGCTCATGGGCTTGCGCTCGCTGACATCACGGTCACATGACATCACTCATCTGCGGCCCTACCTTCTTCACTTTGGCTTGCTCGGTTTTGGAGTCCTTCTCTGCCTTTTTGGCCAGCCGCTCCAGCTGCTTCGACGTGAACTGGTGAGAAAGACAAGATATAACACAAGAGTCACAGATCAGAGGAGTCTACCATCAGTAGGGCATCCGTAGTGAGGGGAAGACAGAAATATATAGTCACCTTCAGCTGGaagagtgtgtctgtgtgagagaaACACACCAGTAATCAATAATTCAGCTCACATGATCACAACTCATGAACATAAGACGCCTGTAGCCTTACGTGTTTATATTCACACAACAGCCCTCAAAGTCTATTGATAACAGTAATAAAGTAATTACACTACACCAGCCTGTCAACAAGCGTTAATGTGACCCCGTCTAATCAATGTAATGAAGATGACACAGCATATCTGTTCATATTTATGAACGCGTATGATCATGATTCATCTCAGAAAAACTGATCAAATGACATCCATAATGAAGTCAGTAATAACACGGCGTGTGTAAGAGACATCGAGTGAGAGTGTTCCTACCGTCCATGTTAATG
This genomic stretch from Onychostoma macrolepis isolate SWU-2019 chromosome 25, ASM1243209v1, whole genome shotgun sequence harbors:
- the chmp1a gene encoding charged multivesicular body protein 1a; the encoded protein is MDDTLFQLKFTSKQLERLAKKAEKDSKTEQAKVKKALQQKNVECARVYAENAIRKKNEGLNWLRMASRVDAVASKVQTAVTMKGVAKNMTQVTKALDKALNSMDLQKVSAVMDKFETQVQNLDVHTSVMEDSMSSATTLSTPQEQVDDLILQIAEESGLEVEDQLSQLPAGASSLGETSTRSQEKEDLLSRRLAALRN